The following nucleotide sequence is from Aptenodytes patagonicus chromosome 6, bAptPat1.pri.cur, whole genome shotgun sequence.
gggtgcTGATAGGAAACCGAAGACAGTTGCAAGCAGTTGGTTTACCACCTACTGGCACATTGGTGGaaatttattcttttgctttgcaGTCAAAGCGATCACAAGCTATCCAACTCCATTTGCCAGAACGAGATCTCAGAGAAGCTGGACAAAGGTTTACCCCCAATGAGCAGCAGCGCATTGGTATCACTGCGAACTCCATCCACTGCGGTCGCGTGCTGACAGTCggttccctcctcttctcccacaaTCCGAGCAGCAGCAAAAGTCTCTTTTTCTGAAGAGACAAACAGACGGAGAGGCTTGTCCTTTGACAAAATGCCTGTTGCTCTGTTTGGGTCTGTTTCTGCCTCTGAAGTGGTTTGAAACGCACAAAAGCCCCCTGGCTCGGGAGGCAAGCTAAAGGTTTTCATTTCAATTGCACTGCTTTCCTCATTGCTGAACGCTCGGTATGCAGGCTGTTGACGGAAGTAGTTGCAAAAGCGAGTGTGCTTCGGGATGGTCACCAGCTGGTGATGGTCTTTCTGCTTACTCTTCCAATGGCTGGGGAACGTATTGGTGAAATCTGAGGTAGTTTGGAAATCAACACCGATTCCTAAGATGCAGTGATACATTTTAGGAGAAAAGTTTGCCTTTGTAGTACTACTTAGCTTCTTCCATGTCTGCGTATGGAAATGATACTCCCAGAGGTCATCCTTAGGACTGGAATTTGAAATCCCTCCACCGAAAATCAGCATAGAGTCTTTGAAGACTATGGAAGCATGACCTACCACTGGAGGAGGTCCTTGGCTAAATGTAAGAGAAACCAGCAGTTAAGGGGAGACCAACAAGAAACTAACACTGATTTtagcctctgtttttcttttggctcGAAAGAATGACTGCTGAACAGCTGCATTGGGACATCAAAACTACACGCTGACAGCTGCATCGACGCGTTGCCAACAGCTTTTCCAAGCAAAGCCAACTGGAGCCCCAGGGATGGCAGCAGTACTATGTCTTGATCTGAACAGTTCCTACAATCGCCAAAAGGGCAAcatctccctctctgcctgcacGCAGTATCAGATGGTAAGACTAATTCTCTCTTTCTTCGTTAATTTAGTGTAACAAATAGTATAGTTTACCTCGTTCTGATGTTGGACCAGCTGCTGCTTACAAAGTCCCACTTCCATAAGTCCTTCTGTTCACTCAGCCCCATCAGTCCTCCGAAGAGGTACATGCCTGTGTGATAAACCACTGCTGAATGACCATGCCGAGGTCCTGGGCCCGTACTGTGAGATGGGGTGGAAACACACAACCATTTCCTTGtatctgaaagcaaaatgttaatttataGGTGGACCAAATTTACCCTAGTACTTGAGAAGGGATTTATTTCAAGAACAGAGTAACTATTCTGTTGGAGAATAAGGCTTTCTGCTCTAAGCTTATTATAATATAAGTTAACAGCTTAAATTCTGACACTgaaaaagtgcatttaaaaaatcagttttgaaataaacttttaatgaaaatgtcagATGCTGTATGACAGATGCCATGGAAATTTTATTTACAGAGCAGTTTTTCCTACGGCTTTGTTAATTCATTAACGCTGACATCGAAAGATAATTTCCTGGCTATAAGAGTGAAAATCAGTCAACAAAAACAGTCCTTCATTAATGTCTGTGCTTATTCTCCCTGTGAGGGAACGAAGGATGAGATAAACCCATCATTCATTTCAAAATAGCGACTGAATGGCCACCAGATAACAAAAGCTGTCCATTTAGGAAGTCTCTGGGAATCATCTGGTTTGCAACCACCAGATTAGCGATGAATATGCTAATGAAACCATCTCCTGTCAGGTTTGGCTCCCCATGGTCAGTTCTAGATTTGAGATTCAAAAGATGGCATTAACAGGCTGAAGTCAGGGTCTCTGCTGCATCTGAAAGTTTTCGGTAATCCTTGAAGCATTTAGTGAATAGTGAACAAAACATTCTCCCTGATTCCCAGCTCTAAAACGGGCCAATACTGTGAAACTTCTTCCAGTATAATACAGTCTAATTCATTTCAGCTGGGTATTGACAGAATTCATAATTAAATACTGCCAAACGGAAGCCAAAACTAACTTACAACACTTCTAGCGATGGGAATTTTCTTAACAGAGCAAGCCATGCTTTCCTGCAGCAGTCATCGTTTTACACTGGATCAAAACCTTATCGTGCTTTTTAACTTACCAAAATGGAAAGTCCAAAACTCTTGTGAAATGCCTCTGATGCCGAAGTATCCCCCGTAGATGCACATGCTGGAATGGTACACTACTGCACTGTGACCTTTTCTGTTAGTTGGTGCCGAGCtctaaaacagtttaataataagaCAAAAAACTGTTAACAGATCAAGTCGTATCAGTAGCTATGTCTATCTTGGGAATATGCCCAAGTAATGAAAACCGTTGCTTTGGGTTGTGTTaaacttctttgaaaatacagaataaaccCGCCACTGAAGACTTGTACAGATGCAAATACAAACCATTCTCAAATCTCAGCAACCCTCCCTTTTTAAGTCCACCACAATATCACGTGCCTACAGCCAGGGCCCCCTCTCTGCACTCACATCAGTAGTACTGCTTTCACAACTACTGCTAGGCATGGTTTCAGGACATGTTGTAAATATATCGGGCAACTCTTGGGAATATAATGGGGGGATGTAGCCCTTTCCACCATCAAGCACAGCCTTTCCACATTGAGGAAACTTTAGTCCCAAGAGTAACTCTCACTCATTTTGCTTGGTGTggatttatagaatcatagaatcacagagtagtttgggttggaagggacctctaaaggtcatctagtccaacccccctgccgtgggcagggacatcttccactagatcaggttgctcagagccccgtccaacctgacctggaatgtttccagggatggggcatccaccacctctctgcgcaacATTTGCCCCGCCACAAGTCCTAGGCTATGCCCAGACCCTCAGCAGGAAACCAGGTGGTTCCCACTGTGTCCGCAGCGGTTCTCAGCACTGCTAAGACTCGTGGACCCAAACCTGGGGACGAATATATAAGGcaagtgtttggttttgttcttttgttcttctgtggTTGTTTCTTCTCAAACAGCCCATTATTTTTTTTGCAGGGGGGAAGCCATGTTCTCTGTATTCAGTTTTAGGATAATTACAAGAAACGATTTACTCCTATATGTAAGAAGGTGTTGATACATAATTCCATCATGTTTGTTGTACATAAACAAAATGTCGTCAACCATATAACAcctctccccccccacaccccaaatgACCCTGCAGTCCCAAACTTTCTCTTGACTCCTCCACCAAACACAGGTAACCACAGTGGTAACTGTGTCCCATCTTAACAAATCTTTTGTGCAATTTCATAGTGTAGTAACATTGTGAGGTTGAAGTTTCAATAGCAAAAAATGAGCCATTCTTTACATATAGTGATATAAAAGCAACCTCGTAAGACCACAGCATAAATGCTCCCACTGAGGTTTCATTTAGAAGTGGCAGTATCTTGGTGAGTCCGCGTGTTcagactgaagaaatgaaaaatgctgcagCACTTCACATTTCAAATTTATTAGTGTGACTGCCAATCTGTGTTCACAGCCctacttttaaaagcacagacTACATGTGTGGTTGCAATATTCCATTTAGAATTAGTTTTCTTGATGAGgcattcagaaaaacagaagcagtagTAGAGGAGAGGATTTAACTTCTTATATAGGACTTAAATTTTAAGAGCagcatttttaaacactgttttaaagaaggaaaaagccttAGTTATTGAAAGTGCAAAGAAATAAAGTATAGCCACATGTCTCTGAAGAGATAAGATTGGAACTGTTTGGGGGAACATATTTCAAAGCAATCTGTTTAATCAACAAAGCAACAGGCATTTGATTCACACATTCACCACTTCCTGGCTCCTTACCTCAGTCTCTGCTGGTACGTTACGGCACTCTGTCCATCTTGCAGAATCTAGGGGATTGTTTTAATAAAGCGCAGTTTATATCCCAGACCACAAGAGGACACTCCTCcaacattaatttttcaaattacagATCTAATTTTCAAGTAAGTCTCATCCTGGTGTTTACCACTGACAAGGATGAAGAAACCCGCTTCCCACTAAGACAGCAGTACCAAGGGACTTACAGGAGACAGCTTAAATAGTTTTCCTGTATCCTTATCTGATATCGAATCACAGAGATACCATACCGTATTTCCTGTTTCCTAAGGCTAAATTTCACAATGCAGAAATAATCTGTGATTTTCAGCATTTGCCGAACTTGCAGAATCCCCAGATTTCCCGATGGGTGTATGGCTCCTTCTATTTATTACGTAAACCTTATGACAGGAGccttatttttcttgttccttttcacAGATCCCTTAAAAGTAGCCCTCAAATAACAGTCAAAAATCACTGATCTATGATCACCATGAGGGAGTGGAAATATCAGACACCCAGCATCAGAGGCAGAATGAGAAAGCAGTGCAAGCTTACAGTAATAAAAGCTATACTTGGCaggaaagattttaaatattGACCATGAAAAAAATAGACACGCAACAGATTTTGAATAACTCATTCCCAATTTTCACTGATAAGTACTGTGAGTAATAAGATGCTTTCTCCTATGAAATATATCCTATCTGAGGATCTCTGTTCTTTCAGCAGGTAAGTATTTCAGGTAAATggtggaaaacaaagaaaggattaaaaaaaaccccattgacTTAAGGTTACACAGTGAAGTAGCAAAAGAGGCCAGGCAACTTAAATCTTGGTCTTGTCACAGGATTTACTAGCTCAAAAAGAaatcaatctctctctctctcctcttcatcTGACATCAAAATAAGTAGCCATTACTATACGCAGTATTTCCAAAGGGAGAATATATAGAGTATGACATTGCTATTAAATTCAAATGTTGCACTGCTTTTATTAGAATATACACTTAAGAGATCCCAAATGTTTGTTCTTAGGGAAAAAACCCTGTGTTATGAAATGCTGATATTAATTTCCCACCTTCTTAtttaattatacttttttttttccagttccttcGTTGTTGTTGCCAGCTCATGTATTTcttcagtaaaaatacaaaatgagataTACTTTACTGATCTTTCTtccataataaaacaaaaagcttggttttaaaaatttatgtaacaaggaaaatactttaaatattgtATGTAATAATTATTGGGGTTTATGATCAAATAGTAGACTTCGGGGGGGAGGAATGGAAATTCTGAGACCTTAAAATGCATAAAACTTTCCCATAAAATACTTTCTAATTAAAGTAAGAGCTGACTTTAATAGCTTAACAGCCTAATTTTAGGGGGAAAATTTGCACACAGTTTTACACACATTACTTCTTGTAAAGCCTAGGGAAGGCTATGTtacaagcagcagaaaacagTTTGGTTCTTACTATTTATTAGTACCTATGGACTTGGAATGTCCCAAGGAAGAGACTGGCTATTGTGTATCATACCAATGTCATATATCCAGAGAGGAGTTTTTGCTTGTGTGAAAGCAGAATCCACCATCCCACCGAAAATATACAGGGTGCCCTGcgaaatgcaaaaatatttgtcaCTTAAAGGTAGGCATATAgcgtaaaaataatttttaaaacaattcttaAATGAAAAGGCTGCCATCACTAAAATATAATTAACAATAATGCATATGATGATCTATTAACAATTCAAGAGGCAATCACAAAAAGCCACCAATTTTTAATCGTGTCGTTATCCTCTCCCAGTAGGAAACCCTGATGAACGTTGTGCTATTTTAAGGGGGATGGCATTCCAGAACCACTCGCTTCCTCATCAATCTGGGACAGCTTGAGGGATGCGGATCTGGAGCTCTCAGAGGCATTGCTCAGGTAATGTTAGATTATGCAGGTTTATAGAAAGATTTCCTTGCATTGCAGCTCCTGATATCCTAAATTCTGTTTTCCCTTCGCAGGCAAAGCTGTAATTCTTATTTGCCTTCACTCCCCCGTCCCTCTTCTATGCAAGTTCTTAAGTGAATGTTTTTATGCTGTAGCTTATCATGCAAATGAATTCAGAGCAACTGTTACAACTATACAACTAAGTCTAAGAATGTGCTGCCGAGGTCTTTATTTTGTACTACTATTATGTACTGAGCATTGACTGAGGAAACTGGGGAGCTGCACACTGCTGCAAAGCTAAAATACTGTCGCTTTATTCAGAAAGATTCCAAAACGTTGGTACAGCTACATCCAGAATTGCACCAACATAAAAGTATTTTCTGGGTATAGTATTTCAGTACATAATAATCTATGGCGGTTTATTTCATTGTataataggaaataaaatgttaGGATATGGACGATATAAATCTTGGTCTACTACCTTATAAGCCACCATTGAATGTTCTTCCAGTTCTTCTGGACCATCTCTTGAGCAATCCAGCATTTCCCATTCATTTTTCACTATAAACCAAAGTTGAAGTTAAGGCAGTGGTGCACTCAACGCATAAACTTTAGGGAAAAGGTGAAAAGATCAGCTTTGAATTTGGCTGCACTGCCAGAGTCAATAGGGGGAAATGAAGCGTTTTGTCATCTTTCCTCTCTGCTAGTTCAGAAGACTGAGGCACTTCCCCCAAAATTAAATATGTGCATTTTTCTGTTTAGC
It contains:
- the LOC143161688 gene encoding kelch domain-containing protein 1-like, with translation MKGKTAHCGWKSAPQKKPSPCDRYKHACIVCRGFVYLYGGRNTTSLRDFWRYNIVKNEWEMLDCSRDGPEELEEHSMVAYKGTLYIFGGMVDSAFTQAKTPLWIYDIDSARWTECRNVPAETESSAPTNRKGHSAVVYHSSMCIYGGYFGIRGISQEFWTFHFDTRKWLCVSTPSHSTGPGPRHGHSAVVYHTGMYLFGGLMGLSEQKDLWKWDFVSSSWSNIRTSQGPPPVVGHASIVFKDSMLIFGGGISNSSPKDDLWEYHFHTQTWKKLSSTTKANFSPKMYHCILGIGVDFQTTSDFTNTFPSHWKSKQKDHHQLVTIPKHTRFCNYFRQQPAYRAFSNEESSAIEMKTFSLPPEPGGFCAFQTTSEAETDPNRATGILSKDKPLRLFVSSEKETFAAARIVGEEEGTDCQHATAVDGVRSDTNALLLIGGKPLSSFSEISFWQMELDSL